GGCCGACCTGGTGGAGGCGGTGGCCGCGTCCCGGACGGAGGGACGCAGCGTGCGCCGGGGCCGGCTCTGGTACGCCGCGGTGGTGGCCGGCGCGGAGAATCTCGGCGCGCTGGTGCTGCGGCCGGAGGGTGAGCTGGTCGACGCCGACCAGCGGATCCTGGAGCGGGCCGCGCTGGTGACCGCGTTGCTGCTGCTGTTCCGGCGGACGGTCGCCGAGGCGGAGGGCCGGGTCCGGGGCGAGCTGCTCGACGACCTGATCGCCCGCCCGCTTGCCGACCCGGAGGCGCTGCGCAGCCGGGGCCGCCGCCTCGGGGTGGACCTGGACGCCCCGCACGTGCTGGTGGCGGTGGGCGACGACGCGATCGCGCCGACCGGCTCGGCCCGGCAGCGGGTGGTCTCGTGGGCCACCACGTACGCCTCGACCCGGGGTGGGCTGGCCGCCGCCCGGGACGGCCGGGTGGTGCTGATGCTGCCCGGGGTCGAGGCGGGGGCGGCGGCCCGCGCGGTGGCCCGGGACCTGGCCCGGGTGACCGGCCGGCCGGTCACCGCCGGGGCGAGCGGCCCGGCCGGTGGGCCGGCGGCGCTGGCCGCGACGTTCCGTGAGGCGGACCGCTGCCTCACCGCGCTCGGCGCGCTGGGCCGCACCGGTCAGGGCGCGAGCACCGCCGAGCTGGGTTTCGTCGGGTTGCTGCTCGGCGCGGTGGGCGACCGGGGCGACCGGGACGTCGCCCGGTTCCTCGCCGACACGGTCGGCCCGGTGGTGGACTACGACGCCCGGCGGGGCACCGCGCTGGTGAAGACGCTGGAGGCGTACTTCGGGGTGGGCGGCAGCCTGGCCCGGGCCGCCGAGCAACTGCACGTGCACGTCAACACGGTCACCCAGCGGCTGGAACGGGTGGGGCACCTGCTCGGCGCGGACTGGCAGCGCCCGGAACGGGCGTTGGAGGTGCAGCTCGCGTTGCGCCTGCACCGCCTCCGCGGGCCCGACGCCTGACCAATCCCCCGCCCTCCGGGCGCGGCGCCCGGGCTCAGCCGGCCTGGCAGGCGGCGGTGGCGGCGGAGAGCGAGGTGAGCCGGGCCACCGGGACCGGCAGCTCCTCGATCCATCCGGGGCCGGCCCCGAACACCCGGACGGCGGGGAAGTCCCGACCGAGCCGGACCAGCCGGTACGCCCGGCCGGTGACCGGCGTCTGGGACCACACCACCACGGTGTGCGGGAGGGCCCGGCGCACCGCGTCGGCCAGCGCCGGCCAGGGCAGCGCCGGACCGAGCAGCAGGGCCGGCCGACGACGTTGCCGCAGCGCGGCGGCGAGCGCGTGCAGCCCGAGACAGTGGTGTTCCTGGTCGGCGCCGACGAGCAGCACGCCCCCGCCGGATCGGCCGGGCCGCCGACCGGTCGGGCCGGACGACCCGGGTGCCGCCGTCCGGTCCGGACCGGGCGGCACGTCCCGGTGCAGCACGTCCAACCCGACCCGGATGCCCTCGGAGAGGGCGTGCTCGACGGCGATCTCCGGCGCGGTCTGCCCCGGCTGCGCCCGCAGCAGCGGCACGCAGACCTGCTCCCACACCGCCACCACGTCCGCCGGCCCGGCCAGCTCGGCGACCAGGCCGGCGACCCGGTTGCTGTCCAGCTCCTCGGCGGCGGTGACGAGACGCTTGCGTGCCGTCTCGACCGCCTCGACCGACATCCGCTCTCCCGGCACCCGACGCACCTCCCCGGTAGACAACCACTACCAGGGGCTTCGCCGGAACGGGTCGATTCGGATGCGCGTGGCGGCGTCGGCCCGCGGTCAGCCGGCGAGGGCGTCCAGCGCGAGGTCCACGTCCTCCTCGGTGGAGTAGAGGTGGAAGGAGGCGCGGACCCGGCCGGCGCGGACCGCCGCGCGGACGCCGGCCCGGTCCAGCTTCTCCTGCGCGCCGGGCACGTCCACGGTGACGATCGCGCTGTCCCCGGGCGGCTGCCCCAACCCGGTCAGGAACCGGTTGGCCAGCGCCACGTCGTGCGCCCGGATCGCCGGCGTCCCGATCTCGGCCAGCAATTCCAGGGCGGGCGCCGCGCCGACGTAGCAGAACCAGGCCGGGGAGATGTCGAACCGGCGGGCGTCGGCGGCCAGTCGCAGCGGCGGCCCGTAGTAGGAGGAGTGCGGGTCCTCGGCCGCGTACCAGCCGGCGGCGTCCGGGCGCATCCGGTCCCGCAGCGCCGGGGCCAGGTAGGCGAAGGCCGCGCCGCGGGGCGCGGTCAGCCACTTGTACGCGCCGACCACCACCGCGTCGGCCCGGCTCGCGTCGAACGGCAGCCAGCCGCACGCCTGGGTGGCGTCCACCGACACCA
The sequence above is a segment of the Micromonospora sp. WMMD882 genome. Coding sequences within it:
- a CDS encoding helix-turn-helix domain-containing protein; the encoded protein is MSVMSSPIEFLELLAREAAAVEFEGPLVAARSAGLPPERLAELEQAKVVALRVRALLERRRRREIELSGLYDTASDLAGLRDSDDVLRAIVHRARTLLGADVAYMTLNDDDRGDTYMRVTDGSVSARFQRLRLPLGAGLGGLVAQSGTPYVTANYDEDERFHHTGEIDAGVREEGLVAILGVPLRLGPTSIGVLYAANRSARPFAREEVALLVSLAAHAAVAIDTARLLAETRAALAELSAANTTIRAHSASVERAAAAHDRMTALVLRGGGVEDVAAAVTDVLGGAVLALDAEGRLLARVGEIDEPDRADLVEAVAASRTEGRSVRRGRLWYAAVVAGAENLGALVLRPEGELVDADQRILERAALVTALLLLFRRTVAEAEGRVRGELLDDLIARPLADPEALRSRGRRLGVDLDAPHVLVAVGDDAIAPTGSARQRVVSWATTYASTRGGLAAARDGRVVLMLPGVEAGAAARAVARDLARVTGRPVTAGASGPAGGPAALAATFREADRCLTALGALGRTGQGASTAELGFVGLLLGAVGDRGDRDVARFLADTVGPVVDYDARRGTALVKTLEAYFGVGGSLARAAEQLHVHVNTVTQRLERVGHLLGADWQRPERALEVQLALRLHRLRGPDA
- a CDS encoding transcriptional regulator codes for the protein MSVEAVETARKRLVTAAEELDSNRVAGLVAELAGPADVVAVWEQVCVPLLRAQPGQTAPEIAVEHALSEGIRVGLDVLHRDVPPGPDRTAAPGSSGPTGRRPGRSGGGVLLVGADQEHHCLGLHALAAALRQRRRPALLLGPALPWPALADAVRRALPHTVVVWSQTPVTGRAYRLVRLGRDFPAVRVFGAGPGWIEELPVPVARLTSLSAATAACQAG
- a CDS encoding aminotransferase class V-fold PLP-dependent enzyme, with the translated sequence MDLDEARKLWQPKPGWLNTASFGLPAEPTLTAVQNALTEWRDGENAWERWGDTADRSRTAFARLLGVPVADVAIGSVVSQLLAPVAASLPAGATVLVPEVEFTSNLFPWLAQEQRGVTVRTVPLERLVDAVDADTDLVAFSLVQSADGRVAPYDDIVAAARAHDALVSVDATQACGWLPFDASRADAVVVGAYKWLTAPRGAAFAYLAPALRDRMRPDAAGWYAAEDPHSSYYGPPLRLAADARRFDISPAWFCYVGAAPALELLAEIGTPAIRAHDVALANRFLTGLGQPPGDSAIVTVDVPGAQEKLDRAGVRAAVRAGRVRASFHLYSTEEDVDLALDALAG